In Romeriopsis navalis LEGE 11480, a genomic segment contains:
- a CDS encoding NAD-dependent epimerase/dehydratase family protein: MTKLDLSNKRILVTGGAGFLGKQVVSQLIASGAQADKITVPRSKDYNLCEWEACQRVVDQQDVVIHLAAHVGGIGLNREKPAELFYDNLMMG, translated from the coding sequence ATGACTAAACTTGACCTGAGCAATAAGCGGATTTTAGTGACTGGCGGTGCCGGCTTCCTGGGGAAGCAAGTGGTGTCGCAGTTAATTGCCTCGGGCGCCCAGGCCGATAAGATTACGGTGCCACGATCGAAGGACTATAACTTATGTGAGTGGGAAGCCTGCCAGCGAGTCGTTGATCAGCAGGATGTGGTGATTCACTTAGCGGCGCACGTCGGCGGAATTGGCCTGAACCGGGAAAAGCCCGCGGAGTTGTTCTATGACAACTTGATGATGGGG
- a CDS encoding class I SAM-dependent methyltransferase gives MGQDLSAYLAGEKLYGDDFSPEQITDWFQHETLAQAPAEQSHRNTYRYLYHQLNQRYGFRHLSHHAMRNALVLGTPYGDQLLPIARQLEQITILYAGDVGTDMVHVDGTPCRYVKPLINGDLPFTDGEFDLITSFGVMPHVPNVSHVLGECFRSLRPGGILLLREPIVSMGDWSKPRPGLTKYERGIPRQILRGILRDVGFEIKQESLCMFSVTSPIARKLGLEPYNHRLVTFADAMLSSLFSWNDKYHRIKKREKLGPTAVYYRLQKAA, from the coding sequence GTGGGGCAAGATTTATCCGCCTACTTGGCTGGTGAGAAATTATATGGGGATGATTTTTCCCCGGAACAAATTACCGATTGGTTTCAGCATGAAACCTTAGCACAGGCGCCTGCTGAGCAAAGTCATCGCAATACATATCGGTATCTTTATCATCAATTGAATCAGCGTTATGGATTTCGCCATTTGTCGCATCATGCGATGCGTAATGCCTTGGTGCTAGGGACACCCTATGGTGATCAGCTATTGCCCATTGCCCGCCAGCTGGAGCAAATTACGATCCTATATGCGGGGGATGTCGGCACTGATATGGTGCATGTTGATGGCACGCCATGTCGCTATGTCAAACCCTTAATCAACGGTGATTTGCCGTTTACGGATGGTGAATTTGATTTGATTACCAGTTTTGGTGTGATGCCGCATGTGCCGAATGTTTCCCATGTTTTGGGTGAATGTTTTCGATCGCTTCGTCCTGGGGGCATACTCTTATTACGCGAGCCAATTGTTTCAATGGGTGATTGGTCAAAGCCGCGGCCTGGTCTAACCAAGTATGAACGCGGCATCCCCCGCCAAATCTTGCGCGGTATCCTGCGTGATGTGGGATTTGAGATCAAGCAAGAATCATTGTGCATGTTCTCAGTTACTTCCCCAATTGCTCGAAAGCTTGGCCTTGAGCCCTATAATCATCGGCTTGTGACATTTGCCGACGCGATGCTAAGTAGTTTATTTTCGTGGAATGATAAATACCATAGAATAAAAAAACGTGAGAAGTTAGGCCCTACTGCGGTGTATTACCGACTTCAGAAAGCAGCGTAG